The DNA segment GAATATGATCTTCGGTTCGGTGAGCAGTGCCCTTACTACATTTATACGCTGCCTCATTCCCGTAGAGTACTTCCCTATCTGAGTGTCTCTCCATTCGGTCATGTTCACGAGTGCCAGAAGCTCGTCGATCTTATCCTCGATCTTCTGTTTTGGCATTTCGTAAAGATTCCCGAAGAACCTGAGGTTCTCGGCCGCAGTCAGCCTTTCGTACATGATCATCTTTTCGGATACGAGGCCGATGTTCTCCCTGACCTTATTCGCTTCCTTTTTAAGGTCGTGTCCTGACACTTTTGCGGAGCCCGAAGTCGGCTGGGCCAGAGTGCATAGCATCCTTATTGTCGTGCTCTTGCCCGCCCCGTTGGGGCCAAGGAAACCGAATATCTCATTTTGATCGACATTAAATGATATGTCATTGACTGCAGTGAAGTTCCCGAACTTCTTGGTAAGGTTTTGAACTTCTATAGCGTATTGTCCTGTCATTTTTATTCTCCTAGTCATCGCCGAGGAATGTTAGCAGATCGTTGATCAGCTCTCTCCTCTTTTCACTTATGTGTTCGACTGCATTCTCCCCTTTCGGGGTGATAGTGTACACCTTTTTTCTGTCAACCTCTTCGCTCGATATGTAGCCTTTCGACTCGAGGAATTCCAGGGCTGGATATACTGAACCCGGGCTAGGCATCCATCTCCCTTCAGATTTTTGATTGATAAGCTGGATGATGTCATAGCCGTGAGTGGGCTTCTCCTTAATGATCTTCAATAAAAATAATTTAAGGAAGCCCTTCCTGATCTCGTTATTAAAGAGATCGTTCTTTTGTCCTTCTTTCAAACACGGATCTTCCATATATCTGACTCCAATATATCAGTATCCGATATATTACGGGTATATCGATATCCGACATAGGATATATAAATTATGGTCAGTAAATGGAAAGAGTCGTATTGCAATAGTATTAACGATAGCCGGTTAGTACGCTCGTTAAAGACGATAATAGAAAAGTAAGCCGAAGATAGTGTCCAAAAAGATCACAAATATGCATAGAGATCGTGGTAACGATGACAGCGATATCAGTCTTTTATGAAAAATATGATTTACCAGCTTAGAATGGACCGACCCGGAAGAGCAAATTCACCAATGCCAGGATACCGATGACAGACATCAGGAACGCAGCGATCAGTGCGGTAGATATCGGGAACTTTTTATTTAATTCATTGCTCAATCGTCTCTGGAACAGGAAATATTCCGCGATCGCAAATAACAAGAATACAGTTCCCAGGATCACCAGCGTCAGTCCCAGGTTCCTGGGCCCGTGATATACCAGTTCACCGGACAGGACATTCGATTCGCGCAGGTACTGGAAAAATTTGTAGATCGTAAAGCCGAAACTTATCATCGATAGTGAAGTGCGTATCCATGCCATGAGTGTACGGTCGGCAGCAAAGCGAGTGCGCTCATAAGCGAGATCCGTGCTGATGTCAGCCATAACTGGCTTGCTGCTATGAGGTTTGTCCTCTAATGCACCACTATTCATATATTAGCCCTTGCATATCGGTCTGGTAACGGTCAGTTTACTATGTGGAAACACTTTAATGAGGTCTTAAGGTACACCTGACTGCTGCATACCTTCATTAATAATATTATATTTTATATGATATAAAATAACCACGTTATAATTAAGTAAATCGATGTCATTTTCCTGGAAGATATTACTATCACAGGAATGATCTAAAATTTAATTTATTCCGTCATGATCCGGCCATAATAAACCGGTCATAAAAATAGCATCCCGACCATCATAAAAACAGGTTAATGCCTATCACAAATACAAAAGCCTTCAATACGATCCCGTCGTTTTATTGTTATTATACAATTTTTTCGTTATTTTGACTGGCAAGCGATTGATATTCATACTATTATATGGCATAATAAATATATAAATAATATTATATTTATAAATATATAATCGGTGTTATACTAAGCGTTTATTGAACGATGGGAGAGTGGTCAGGAAAATTGAAAGAAACAGGATTTGTAAAAAAGACAGGTGATAAGGCTGCGGCAAAGCTGTTAAAATATTTTCACATGGATTCATGGCCGGGCCTCATTATAGTACAGTCAGATGAACTATCTTTAAAGATCCAGAATAAGTGATAGCATGAAAAAGCTGATCATGATATTATTTGCCCTTACACTGATGATTACTATAGCCGAAGCGCAGGAGACGGGCATATGGCTACAGAGCGTTAACAGCGGGAGCCAGTCATGGGCATTCTATCCCTACAACCCGCCGTCTTATGGCCAGATGAGCGCCGTGAACACAGGCACGGATTATTTTACGATGGACCCGGGTACAAGCACGATGAGGAAGATCATAGTACATAACCATGGTTCCGTAGCGACGGACGTGACGCTTGAAGTCAGCGGCTTGCCGGCAGATTGGAACGTCAAGATAACGCCCATAATAAGGAATATCAATCCGGTAACGACGTTTCCGGCACATGGTACCGGTTCTGCGACATCGCACCAGGGCTATGGCAGTATCGTAGTGACTTTACCGCCTGGTGCACAGGCAGGTAGCTATGAGTATACTATAAAAGCAACAAGCCCTCTGGGCACATCGACTCTCAAGGATAAAATAAATATCGGCGGCGGACAGACGACTCCGACACCCACTGCGACGCCTACAGCGACACCCGCGCCTACTTCCACCCCGACACCTACACCGACATCTACCCCAACACCTACACCCACAGCGACACCTACACCCACGCCCACCCCGATACCGTCAGGCAACCTGATCAAGGACGGCGGCTTTGACAGCGGACTGGACAGAACATACTGGAAAGGCACAAAACTATCGAATTATAGGAATGATCAGGTAGTGGCAGACCAGAAGGCGGCGCACAGCGGCAAATACGGCATAGTAGGGGTCAAGGATGACTATAGCAGAATGGTAGCCCCTGTCCCATACGGAGGCAATGGGTTCACTTTCAGCG comes from the Methanooceanicella nereidis genome and includes:
- a CDS encoding PadR family transcriptional regulator, with amino-acid sequence MEDPCLKEGQKNDLFNNEIRKGFLKLFLLKIIKEKPTHGYDIIQLINQKSEGRWMPSPGSVYPALEFLESKGYISSEEVDRKKVYTITPKGENAVEHISEKRRELINDLLTFLGDD
- a CDS encoding YidH family protein, whose amino-acid sequence is MADISTDLAYERTRFAADRTLMAWIRTSLSMISFGFTIYKFFQYLRESNVLSGELVYHGPRNLGLTLVILGTVFLLFAIAEYFLFQRRLSNELNKKFPISTALIAAFLMSVIGILALVNLLFRVGPF
- a CDS encoding COG1470 family protein, with product MKKLIMILFALTLMITIAEAQETGIWLQSVNSGSQSWAFYPYNPPSYGQMSAVNTGTDYFTMDPGTSTMRKIIVHNHGSVATDVTLEVSGLPADWNVKITPIIRNINPVTTFPAHGTGSATSHQGYGSIVVTLPPGAQAGSYEYTIKATSPLGTSTLKDKINIGGGQTTPTPTATPTATPAPTSTPTPTPTSTPTPTPTATPTPTPTPIPSGNLIKDGGFDSGLDRTYWKGTKLSNYRNDQVVADQKAAHSGKYGIVGVKDDYSRMVAPVPYGGNGFTFSAWFYVAPEEDAIPYSWGTGYRGTSIWAGVTDLDVNADFLDDINHYCVVGYNNRSADSQIAYHRGLNYRGFKKVGTGWYKGVITYDGKTLIFRQYDNSGNLVGEAQISETGFTPRSIVVNAGSTHHYIDDLYYTTW